In bacterium, a single window of DNA contains:
- a CDS encoding sulfatase, which translates to MSENASNRPLWPFVLLAVALITAFLFRSIRIEPGESSWRPTGSIEDLVALSERTDTNILFVLIDTLRAERMSAYGYERDTTPFLTELASTGIRFDRHIAQSSWTKSSMASLWSSLTPLRVGVTKFNHTIPDDVLMPAELLAEAGFMNVGLYRNGWVHGYFGFDQGFDKYFRPMGLGLKPSEVQLRPNAQAHGNDETLIDDGIEFLRIHGESKRWFLYLHLMDLHEYTYDEESALFGNTIADLYDNSLLRTDWVVSKLYDHLGQRGLLDETIVVILSDHGEAFGERGFEGHARSVFPETTETPLIISLPFALEEPIVVTELTSNEDVWPTLLELAGVPDDRSGLDGHSRFDTIVASARGTAPEAAPDDVVMAYLDENWGRPGTDASGAVTVLDGPYRYVAGSDGDGKPFESLFSVEDGQQFDLASAEGEVLERLRAVADREAGEPPLFEQQFYELDELQLDQLRALGYEIP; encoded by the coding sequence ATGTCGGAGAACGCTTCGAACCGGCCGCTCTGGCCCTTCGTCCTGCTGGCGGTCGCGCTCATCACCGCCTTCCTGTTCCGCTCGATCCGGATCGAGCCCGGCGAGTCGTCCTGGCGCCCGACGGGATCGATCGAGGATCTCGTCGCGCTGTCCGAGCGGACCGATACGAACATCCTGTTCGTATTGATCGACACGCTCCGCGCGGAGCGCATGAGCGCCTACGGCTACGAGCGCGACACGACGCCCTTCCTGACCGAGCTGGCGAGCACGGGAATCCGCTTCGACCGACACATCGCCCAGTCGTCCTGGACCAAGTCCTCGATGGCCTCGCTCTGGTCCAGCCTCACCCCGCTCCGCGTCGGCGTGACCAAGTTCAACCACACCATCCCCGACGACGTCCTCATGCCGGCGGAGCTCCTCGCGGAGGCCGGATTCATGAACGTGGGCCTCTACCGCAACGGTTGGGTCCACGGCTATTTCGGCTTCGACCAGGGATTCGACAAATACTTCCGACCCATGGGCCTCGGGCTCAAGCCTTCCGAGGTCCAGCTCCGTCCCAACGCGCAGGCCCACGGCAACGACGAGACCCTGATCGACGACGGCATCGAGTTCCTTCGCATCCACGGCGAGTCCAAGCGCTGGTTCCTCTACCTGCACCTGATGGACCTGCACGAGTACACCTACGACGAGGAGTCGGCACTCTTCGGCAACACGATCGCGGACCTCTACGACAACTCCCTCCTGCGGACCGACTGGGTCGTCTCGAAGCTCTACGATCACCTCGGCCAGCGCGGACTGCTCGACGAGACGATCGTCGTCATCCTCTCGGACCACGGAGAGGCCTTCGGCGAGCGCGGCTTCGAAGGCCACGCGCGATCCGTCTTCCCGGAGACCACGGAGACGCCGCTCATCATCTCCCTGCCCTTCGCCCTCGAAGAGCCGATCGTGGTGACCGAGCTGACGTCGAACGAAGACGTCTGGCCGACCCTCCTCGAGCTGGCGGGTGTCCCCGACGATCGATCGGGTCTCGACGGCCACTCGCGCTTCGACACGATCGTGGCGAGCGCTCGAGGCACCGCGCCCGAGGCCGCGCCGGACGACGTCGTCATGGCGTACCTCGACGAGAACTGGGGACGCCCCGGGACCGACGCCTCGGGTGCCGTCACGGTGCTCGACGGGCCCTACCGTTACGTCGCTGGGAGTGACGGCGACGGGAAGCCGTTCGAGTCGCTGTTCTCGGTGGAAGACGGACAGCAGTTCGATCTCGCGAGCGCGGAGGGCGAGGTCCTGGAACGGCTGCGCGCGGTGGCGGACCGGGAGGCGGGGGAGCCGCCGCTGTTCGAGCAGCAGTTCTATGAGCTGGATGAGCTGCAGTTGGATCAGCTTCGCGCCCTAGGGTACGAAATCCCGTAG